One part of the Lotus japonicus ecotype B-129 chromosome 2, LjGifu_v1.2 genome encodes these proteins:
- the LOC130737862 gene encoding uncharacterized protein LOC130737862: MNQNSINFSPFLFVPVRSILNLAIDVNYLEDVLGSLIGVGNEKSYESDHDSIKMNVIEIDSDGAKIECALFGEYVDELNRYLRFGDICNTTVVIQLAKVKTFRGKVCLQNVHAATKLNFNPEIEEARILKQLYSDTIEDGFQVLTQIPDNCKLSYEDDFLVVTPRKTIQEMKLCVENSVCVVSGTIKDIIDVDDWWYIACKCNKKVYPDEKMYFCENCNRHVVVVFQRYRVEVRVSDEVDDAVFVLFDKECTTLLGKPCDEMINVRPGF, encoded by the exons ATGAACCAGAACTctatcaattttagtcctttcTTATTTGTTCCTGTCCGTTCCATTTTGAATCTCGCTATTGATGTAAATTATTTAGAGG ATGTTCTTGGAAGTCTTATTGGAGTTGGGAATGAAAAGTCTTATGAGAGTGATCATgatagtattaagatgaatgtCATTGAGATTGATTCAGATGG TGCTAAGATCGAATGTGCATTATTTGGAGAGTATGTGGATGAACTGAATCGTTATTTAAGATTCGGTGATATCTGCAACACAACTGTTGTTATTCAGTTGGCTAAAGTGAAAACTTTTCGAG GAAAAGTCTGTCTGCAGAATGTTCATGCTGCTACGAAGTTGAATTTTAACCCTGAGATTGAAGAAGCTCGAATCTTGAAACAGTT GTATTCTGATACTATTGAAGATGGCTTTCAAGTTTTGACTCAGATTCCTGATAATTGCAAGCTATCATATGAGGATGACTTTTTGGTTGTTACTCCTCGGAAGACTATTCAAGAAATGAAGTTATGCGTTGAG aACTCTGTTTGTGTTGTGTCTGGTACTATTAAAGATATTATCGATGTTGATGATTGGTGGTATATTGCTTGCAAATGCAATAAAAAAGTTTATCCTGATGAGAAGATGTACTTCTGTGAGAACTGTAATCGtcatgttgttgttgtgtttCAAAGGTATCGTGTCGAAGTTAGAGTCTcagatgaagttgatgatgcTGTGTTTGTTCTTTTTGATAAAGAGTGCACCACATTACTTGGAAAACCATGTGATGAGATGAttaatgtaagacctggattttga
- the LOC130737863 gene encoding multiple C2 domain and transmembrane region protein 16-like, translated as MGTIRKLVVEVVDAHDIAPKDGHGTSSPYVVVDFYGQRKKTRTTVRDLNPVWNETLSFNVGAHSDIFGDVLEIDVYHDLKYGVTRRNNSLGRIRLSSSQFVRKGEEALIYYELKKKSLFNMVQGQVGLKIYYVDEEVAPPLPLKQKELLLQTEEASTEDKAPPEETETKPPAEPEKDVEQPSTVSSEPPQEGENPSEKQNDELETQPSQLPEVENKKQLDPEVLQLSQPPNEGSDADNVDPVPDKPFVMAATSLSRSNSKIRFSGINVPQPLSRAASTTSFTSEASSAESMSIERSSFDLVEKMHYLFIRAVKARNLPTNGNPIVMIAISGGHVTSRPAQKTTLFEWNQTFAFRRDPHDSSPILEITVWDPSIGDHASDVDGRILLGGVCFDVNEILVRDSPDSPLAPQWYRMEGGGAHHGDLMIATWIGTQADQSFGDAWKSDTSSNVKSRAKVYQSPKLWYLRATILEVQDVMPLTSSKEAWFQVKAQIGFQVLKSKLVVTRNDTVSWNEDFLFVVAEPITDYLVITLENRQHKALVNVGLLRIPLTEIERRVDDRSIASHWFTFESPREEKSGYKGRVHLRLCFDGGYHVMDEVVHMCSDYRPTARQLWKPPVGTVELGIIGCKNLVPIKTVNDKSSTDAYCIAKYSNKWVRTRTVSDSLEPNWNEQYMWKVYDPCTVLTIGVFDNWDVIELDNLIEPTRPDFRIGKVRIRISTLQTGRVYRNTYPLFVLTHAGMQKMGEIELAIRFVRTTQRLDFLHIYSQPVLPLMHHIKPLGMVPQELLRNTAVKLVVGHFSRCEPPLRNEVVFYMLDADSHNFSARKVRANWYRIINVVAGVIDIVRWVEDTRGWKNTTTTILVHALIVMLVWFPDLIMPTLLFYVFTIGAWNYRFRVRDPLPHFDPKILLADVADKDDLDEEFDVVPSARPYEVVRARYDKLRVLGARVQAVLGDLATQGERVQSLVTWRDPRATGIFVSMCLVAALIMYLVPSKIVAISCGFYYLRHPIFRDRFPSPGVNFFRRLPSLSDRIM; from the coding sequence ATGGGCACGATTCGAAAACTCGTGGTTGAGGTTGTGGACGCTCACGACATCGCTCCCAAAGACGGCCATGGTACCTCAAGCCCCTACGTGGTGGTCGACTTCTATGGCCAGAGGAAGAAGACCCGAACCACAGTTCGCGACCTGAACCCGGTCTGGAACGAAACGTTGTCCTTTAACGTGGGCGCGCACTCTGACATCTTCGGCGATGTGCTGGAGATTGACGTTTACCACGACCTTAAGTACGGAGTGACCCGCCGGAACAACTCGCTGGGTCGGATCCGCCTTAGTTCCAGCCAGTTCGTGAGAAAAGGTGAGGAGGCTTTGATATACTAcgagttgaagaagaagagctTGTTCAACATGGTCCAAGGCCAGGTTGGCTTGAAAATCTATTACGTAGACGAGGAGGTTGCACCACCACTTCCACTGAAGCAAAAGGAGTTGTTGCTGCAGACTGAGGAAGCGAGTACTGAAGATAAAGCACCGCCGGAAGAAACAGAAACAAAGCCACCAGCTGAACCTGAAAAAGATGTAGAACAACCATCGACAGTATCTTCTGAACCACCACAGGAAGGTGAAAATCCATCGGAGAAACAAAACGATGAACTAGAAACGCAACCGTCTCAACTGCCAGAAGTTGAAAACAAAAAGCAGCTTGATCCGGAAGTGCTGCAACTGTCTCAACCGCCAAATGAAGGAAGTGATGCAGATAATGTGGATCCGGTACCAGATAAACCTTTTGTGATGGCGGCAACATCTTTGTCGAGGTCCAATTCAAAGATAAGATTCAGCGGAATCAACGTTCCACAACCACTAAGCAGGGCGGCTTCAACGACTAGTTTTacatcagaagcatcatctgCGGAAAGCATGTCCATCGAACGGTCCTCGTTCGATCTCGTGGAGAAGATGCATTATCTCTTCATTCGTGCGGTGAAAGCCCGGAACCTCCCCACCAACGGTAACCCGATAGTGATGATCGCTATTTCTGGAGGCCACGTCACGTCTAGGCCCGCGCAAAAGACCACGTTATTCGAGTGGAACCAGACCTTCGCTTTTAGGCGTGACCCACATGATTCCTCCCCCATACTCGAGATCACCGTGTGGGACCCATCAATAGGGGACCACGCGTCTGACGTGGACGGTCGTATCCTCCTGGGTGGAGTGTGCTTTGATGTGAATGAGATTCTAGTAAGGGACTCACCGGACAGCCCTTTAGCCCCACAATGGTACAGAATGGAAGGTGGTGGGGCTCATCACGGGGACCTCATGATAGCCACGTGGATCGGCACACAGGCTGACCAATCATTCGGCGACGCGTGGAAAAGTGACACCTCTAGTAATGTCAAGTCAAGAGCCAAGGTGTATCAATCACCGAAGCTATGGTACCTTCGTGCCACTATTCTAGAAGTTCAAGACGTTATGCCTTTAACATCGTCGAAGGAGGCATGGTTTCAAGTCAAAGCCCAGATTGGGTTTCAAGTTCTTAAGTCAAAATTGGTCGTCACACGCAACGATACCGTTTCATGGAACGAGGACTTTCTCTTTGTTGTTGCTGAGCCCATCACTGACTACCTTGTTATTACATTGGAGAACCGACAACACAAAGCGCTAGTGAATGTGGGTTTGCTAAGAATACCTCTCACCGAGATTGAAAGGAGAGTCGATGACCGGAGTATCGCGTCGCACTGGTTCACCTTCGAGAGCCCTCGTGAGGAGAAAAGTGGTTACAAGGGAAGGGTGCACCTTCGCTTATGCTTTGACGGTGGGTATCATGTGATGGATGAGGTAGTTCACATGTGTAGCGACTACCGCCCCACGGCAAGACAACTCTGGAAACCTCCAGTAGGCACAGTGGAGCTCGGCATCATTGGTTGCAAAAATCTAGTACCGATAAAGACGGTAAATGATAAAAGCTCAACAGATGCGTACTGCATAGCAAAATACAGTAACAAATGGGTACGTACGAGGACCGTATCTGATAGCTTGGAGCCGAATTGGAATGAGCAGTACATGTGGAAGGTGTACGATCCTTGCACTGTTTTAACCATTGGAGTATTTGACAACTGGGATGTGATTGAATTGGACAACCTAATTGAACCAACGAGACCTGATTTTCGTATAGGAAAGGTTCGGATCCGGATATCTACGCTTCAAACGGGTCGGGTGTATAGAAATACATATCCTCTCTTTGTTCTCACACATGCTGGTATGCAGAAGATGGGTGAGATCGAGCTAGCAATAAGGTTCGTTCGCACGACGCAACGGTTGGATTTCCTCCACATCTATTCGCAGCCGGTGCTACCGTTGATGCACCACATCAAGCCCTTAGGGATGGTCCCGCAGGAGCTGCTCCGGAACACCGCCGTGAAATTGGTTGTGGGTCATTTCTCAAGATGTGAACCTCCATTGAGAAATGAGGTGGTGTTTTACATGCTGGATGCTGACTCTCACAACTTCAGCGCACGAAAGGTGCGTGCCAACTGGTACAGGATTATCAATGTGGTCGCAGGAGTCATTGACATCGTACGATGGGTGGAGGATACTCGCGGGTGGAAGAATACGACGACCACAATTCTTGTCCACGCTCTAATTGTGATGCTTGTGTGGTTCCCAGACTTAATAATGCCTACGTTGTTGTTTTACGTCTTCACGATTGGCGCGTGGAACTACAGGTTTCGGGTGCGGGACCCACTCCCGCATTTCGACCCCAAGATCTTGCTTGCTGATGTGGCAGACAAGGATGATCTCGATGAGGAATTTGATGTGGTGCCAAGCGCTCGACCATACGAGGTGGTGCGTGCAAGGTACGATAAGCTTCGTGTACTCGGGGCTCGTGTACAGGCGGTGCTGGGGGATTTAGCAACTCAGGGGGAGCGCGTGCAGAGTTTGGTGACTTGGCGTGACCCACGTGCGACGGGGATCTTTGTTTCAATGTGCTTGGTGGCTGCGTTGATAATGTATTTGGTGCCTTCGAAAATTGTGGCAATATCTTGCGGGTTTTACTATCTACGCCACCCTATCTTCCGTGATCGATTCCCGTCGCCGGGGGTGAACTTCTTTAGAAGGCTACCTTCATTGTCAGATCGAattatgtag